From one Triticum aestivum cultivar Chinese Spring chromosome 4B, IWGSC CS RefSeq v2.1, whole genome shotgun sequence genomic stretch:
- the LOC123092206 gene encoding vicilin-like seed storage protein At2g28490 gives MMRRGVATMAPLLMLLLLLSGWSAMGTPRLRERWEEEGEGEWRPEEEAKGGGGGGGAGKGLFLLDKVEKVVESEGGSVHVVRGLPASGVPEAPWQHGGWSAGAGCGACREGLMHIGFITMEPKTLFVPQYIDSNLILFVQRGDVKVGWIHKGGLVEKQLKMGDVLQMDAGSTFYMVNTGKGQRLHIICSIDASDSAGFAPYQSFYLGGGGKQTSVLAGFEPKILVTALNTTYDELARILPVRTGGPFVSYTTESGSGGKEHGQGDVGENGRESEPWRPVGRGDDDDDERGSSSGQSTWTWSWRKLMSRFIGVELNNKSDKTVRAPEPYNLFDHEPSFRNTYGWSISVDKHDYEPLDHSDIGVYLVNLTAGSMMAPHVNPRATEYGVVLAGEGVIQVVFPNGSLAMSAVVRAGDVFWIPRHFPFVQVASRGGPFVFFGFTTSARRNKPQFLTGPTSVFRMMLGPELAAGLGVPENEKELREVVEAQTVAVIEPPLPEKEKGRKEREPFVMKQVARE, from the exons ATGATGCGTCGCGGGGTTGCCACCATGGCGCCGCTGCTCATGCTGCTTCTCCTCCTCTCGGGGTGGTCGGCGATGGGTACGCCGCGTTTACGCGAGAgatgggaggaggagggggagggggagtggCGGCCGGAGGAAGAGGCcaagggcggcggcggaggtggcggggcTGGGAAAGGGCTGTTCTTGCTGGACAAGGTGGAGAAGGTGGTGGAGTCGGAAGGTGGGAGTGTGCACGTCGTGCGCGGGCTGCCAGCGTCCGGCGTGCCGGAAGCACCGTGGCAGCATGGTGGGTGGTCCGCGGGCGCGGGGTGCGGAGCTTGCCGAGAGGGGCTCATGCACATCGGCTTCAtaaccatggagcccaagacgctGTTCGTGCCGCAGTACATAGACTCCAACCTCATACTCTTCGTGCAGCGAG GGGATGTGAAGGTTGGATGGATCCACAAGGGCGGTCTCGTGGAGAAGCAGCTCAAGATGGGCGACGTCCTCCAGATGGACGCCGGCTCCACCTTCTACATGGTCAACACAGGCAAAGGCCAGAGGCTGCACATCATATGCAGTATCGACGCCTCGGATAGCGCAGGCTTCGCACCTTATCAG TCCTTCTATCTTGGTGGGGGAGGGAAACAGACGTCAGTGCTGGCCGGCTTCGAGCCAAAGATTCTTGTCACCGCTCTCAAC ACCACTTACGACGAATTGGCAAGAATCTTACCCGTGCGAACCGGGGGCCCTTTCGTGTCCTACACAACGGAGTCCGGGAGCGGTGGCAAAGAGCATGGACAGGGAGATGTGGGAGAAAATGGAAGGGAGAGCGAGCCATGGAGACCAGTGGGGagaggcgacgacgacgacgacgaacgcgGTAGCAGTAGCGGGCAATCCACTTGGACTTGGTCGTGGAGGAAACTGATGAGCAGGTTCATCGGAGTGGAGCTGAACAACAAGTCGGACAAGACTGTGCGCGCGCCGGAGCCTTACAACCTGTTCGATCACGAGCCCAGCTTCCGGAACACCTACGGCTGGAGCATCTCCGTCGACAAGCACGACTACGAGCCCTTGGACCACTCCGACATCGGCGTCTATCTCGTCAACCTCACCGCC GGCTCGATGATGGCGCCACACGTGAACCCGAGGGCGACGGAGTACGGCGTGGTGCTCGCCGGGGAAGGCGTCATCCAGGTGGTCTTCCCGAACGGGTCTCTTGCGATGAGCGCGGTGGTGCGTGCCGGCGACGTGTTCTGGATCCCACGCCACTTCCCGTTCGTCCAGGTGGCGTCACGGGGCGGGCCGTTCGTGTTCTTCGGGTTCACCACGTCGGCGCGGCGGAACAAGCCGCAGTTCCTGACAGGCCCCACCTCTGTCTTCCGCATGATGCTCGGGCCGGAGCTCGCGGCCGGGTTGGGCGTCCCTGAGAATGAGAAGGAATTGAGGGAGGTGGTGGAGGCCCAGACGGTGGCGGTGATCGAGCCGCCGTTGCCGGAGAAGGAGAAGGGGCGGAAGGAGAGGGAACCGTTTGTTATGAAGCAAGTGGCGAGGGAGTGA